A DNA window from Chloroflexota bacterium contains the following coding sequences:
- the amrB gene encoding AmmeMemoRadiSam system protein B, translating into MIRNPVVAGQFYPGSADGLKRMIESMVDDRAEKDEVIGLISPHAGYIYSGLVAGAVISRVKFKDTFVILGPNHTGRGKAFSIMTKGVWKTPLGDIEIDSELGKRILTISSCLEEDHLAHQFEHSLEVQVPFLQYFKPDVRIVPIVLAHAKGDTYKKIGRELASAIKELKKEVVILASSDMTHYEPHEMARNKDRQAIEAILDLDEDELLKRVDEFDISMCGYAPVVSLISAAKELGAKKAELVKYQTSGDASGDYSSVVGYAGIIVK; encoded by the coding sequence GGACAGTTTTACCCGGGCTCAGCAGATGGGCTCAAGAGGATGATTGAAAGTATGGTGGATGATAGGGCGGAGAAAGATGAGGTAATCGGCCTGATTTCGCCTCATGCTGGATATATCTACTCAGGTCTAGTAGCTGGGGCGGTCATATCTAGGGTCAAATTCAAGGATACCTTTGTCATCCTTGGCCCCAATCACACCGGCAGGGGAAAAGCTTTTAGTATCATGACCAAAGGGGTGTGGAAAACGCCTTTGGGTGATATAGAAATTGACTCGGAGCTCGGAAAGCGGATTCTAACCATCTCAAGCTGCCTAGAAGAAGACCATCTGGCACATCAATTTGAGCACTCGCTTGAGGTTCAGGTGCCTTTTTTGCAGTATTTCAAACCGGATGTTAGGATAGTGCCCATAGTTCTTGCCCATGCCAAAGGTGACACTTATAAGAAAATCGGCAGGGAATTGGCCAGTGCGATTAAGGAGTTGAAGAAGGAGGTTGTAATACTGGCCAGCAGTGACATGACCCATTACGAGCCGCATGAAATGGCTCGGAATAAAGATCGTCAGGCTATTGAGGCTATACTGGATTTGGATGAAGACGAGTTATTGAAACGAGTTGACGAATTTGATATATCGATGTGTGGCTATGCACCAGTGGTTAGCCTTATCTCTGCCGCTAAGGAATTGGGGGCTAAAAAGGCGGAACTGGTCAAGTATCAGACTAGCGGTGACGCATCGGGCGATTATAGCAGTGTGGTAGGTTATGCCGGGATAATAGTAAAATAA
- the amrA gene encoding AmmeMemoRadiSam system protein A gives MAKQRHPIVELAKKAVERYVCHGKVFRPRKLTDEMKRRAGVFVSIKKRGELRGCIGTFMPTRRNIAEEIVVNAISSAMQDPRFMPVEASELDALEYSVDVLTEPEPVRSLGQLDPKKYGVIVECGFRRGLLLPDLEGVGSVEEQIEICRAKAGISAHEPIKLYRFKVERFN, from the coding sequence ATGGCAAAGCAGCGTCATCCGATAGTGGAATTGGCCAAAAAGGCGGTAGAAAGATATGTCTGCCACGGCAAGGTGTTCAGGCCAAGGAAACTTACTGACGAGATGAAGCGGCGTGCTGGCGTTTTTGTGTCCATTAAGAAGCGTGGCGAATTGAGGGGCTGTATTGGTACTTTTATGCCAACAAGGCGGAACATAGCTGAGGAAATCGTAGTCAATGCCATAAGTTCAGCTATGCAAGACCCTCGGTTTATGCCGGTTGAAGCTTCTGAGTTGGATGCCCTTGAGTACAGCGTAGATGTTCTTACTGAACCGGAGCCGGTGCGAAGCCTTGGCCAGCTTGACCCGAAGAAATATGGCGTAATTGTGGAATGCGGTTTCAGGCGTGGGCTATTGCTGCCTGACCTCGAAGGTGTGGGTAGCGTTGAAGAGCAAATCGAAATTTGCCGGGCTAAGGCTGGCATATCAGCCCATGAGCCGATAAAATTGTATCGTTTTAAAGTGGAAAGATTTAATTGA